From the genome of Pseudophryne corroboree isolate aPseCor3 chromosome 3 unlocalized genomic scaffold, aPseCor3.hap2 SUPER_3_unloc_62, whole genome shotgun sequence, one region includes:
- the LOC134984548 gene encoding uncharacterized protein LOC134984548 — protein sequence MEMIAYNRLQAYRIMSQKSFKLFCCLLGTIMVLTIGGILYLGERASRGSWSDYAASIRVDGHYFNQTIPSSFLSRPPRSINNDDLCTESDLPPVERCICDYCTKPPEERCILWCMDNVGYYSRNYPIQKYHALLGQVLNVTNCWVCTRTPLLSENLPMSPVPASHDEITKVISVESCEEDCSLKSCGRHVTDQYNKTKPPIIVLAPHVSDRVPFCFNKTIVDMRSYEPQLWTSAGMFTLPKADHPVQLGKVEKGYCDKIVNIYKPYVPQCAEPCSEDFKSSNCISCTIDYYNSVFDYTLPVNVPHSETDPIVQTCQIGMIVATMVLGFDIPYLLPHDMYYICGKNAYKWLPPNSEGLCYLGRIIPQFYTITHDELKKVFLQDGQKDGQRYKRDIIIRKHLPLIDSSIKHRIGTTLANIFSYGTWGYLENQKEIVDLAQFIDNVTELYDETFRYVGHELKAFRNELLQHRLVLDYLTAQSGGYCLTLETNLGVHCCNYLTNNDTDPDAIIANYMNEAYDLKEDFKRAHYDPDSEDDAWWSMFNPSTWFSGMGAWFSNVMYSVMKFILVIIVAILLLYTVYRCGLCCIQKITAKRRTAILHEMIISELYVPRNSPEMTGYMDNVPDQRVELSNTVTETNC from the coding sequence ATGGAGATGATTGCATATAATCGATTACAGGCCTACCGAATAATGTCCCAGAAAAGTTTCAAGTTATTTTGCTGTTTACTGGGAACCATCATGGTCCTTACCATAGGGGGCATTTTGTATCTTGGAGAGAGGGCGAGCAGGGGCTCATGGTCTGATTATGCGGCCTCCATTAGAGTGGATGGTCATTATTTTAACCAAACaattccttcctcttttctaagcaGGCCCCCCCGATCTATCAACAACGATGATCTGTGCACCGAGTCTGATTTACCTCCAGTCGAAAGGTGCATTTGTGATTACTGTACCAAACCCCCAGAGGAGAGGTGCATACTCTGGTGTATGGATAATGTTGGATATTACTCTCGGAATTACCCCATTCAAAAATATCACGCACTGTTGGGACAGGTATTGAATGTCACAAATTGTTGGGTATGTACCAGAACACCGCTATTGAGCGAAAATCTGCCTATGTCACCAGTCCCTGCATCACACGATGAGATAACCAAAGTGATTAGTGTAGAGAGTTGTGAAGAAGATTGTAGCCTAAAAAGTTGTGGAAGACACGTTACTGATCAATATAACAAGACAAAGCCACCCATCATCGTTCTGGCCCCACATGTTAGTGATCGAGTGCCATTTTGTTTTAATAAAACTATAGTTGACATGAGATCCTATGAACCACAACTGTGGACCAGTGCAGGAATGTTTACCCTTCCCAAGGCAGATCACCCGGTTCAATTAGGTAAAGTGGAGAAAGGATATTGTGATAAAATTGTTAACATATACAAGCCATATGTTCCACAGTGTGCTGAGCCATGTAGCGAGGATTTTAAAAGCTCCAATTGCATTTCATGCACCATAGATTACTACAACTCTGTATTTGATTACACGTTACCAGTAAATGTTCCTCATTCTGAGACAGATCCTATTGTACAGACATGCCAGATTGGTATGATAGTGGCTACTATGGTATTAGGATTTGACATTCCCTACCTTCTTCCACATGATATGTATTACATTTGTGGGAAAAATGCTTATAAAtggttacccccaaattctgaagGTCTTTGCTACCTGGGGAGAATTATTCCACAGTTCTACACCATAACCCATGATGAGTTGAAAAAAGTGTTTTTACAGGATGGTCAAAAAGATGGTCAACGTTATAAGAGAGACATAATAATTCGGAAACACCTTCCGTTAATTGACTCCTCCATAAAGCATCGTATTGGTACCACCCTTGCCAACATCTTTTCCTATGGTACCTGGGGCTATTTGGAGAACCAAAAGGAGATTGTTGATCTAGCCCAATTCATTGACAACGTTACTGAACTTTATGATGAGACATTTCGATATGTCGGACATGAACTGAAAGCTTTTCGTAATGAACTGTTACAACACAGACTCGTTTTGGATTACCTGACAGCCCAGTCAGGAGGTTATTGTCTAACCCTTGAAACTAACCTCGGCGTACATTGCTGTAATTATTTGACTAACAATGATACTGATCCAGACGCCATTATTGCTAATTACATGAATGAAGCTTATGATTTAAAGGAAGATTTTAAACGAGCACACTATGATCCCGATTCTGAAGATGATGCATGGTGGTCTATGTTTAACCCCAGTACCTGGTTCTCAGGAATGGGAGCCTGGTTTTCTaatgtgatgtattctgtgatgaaatTTATCCTTGTGATCATCGTAGCCATCTTGTTGCTATACACAGTCTACAGATGTGGTTTATGTTGCATTCAGAAAATTACTGCCAAACGCAGAACAGCAATTTTACATGAAATGATCATTAGTGAGCTGTACGTTCCTAGAaactctcctgagatgacagggtacatggataatgtccctgatcaaagggtggagctgtcgaatactgtgacagagacaaacTGCTGA